The genomic window TTTGACGCGCCAATCACCGCTACacgaaataaaaatgtttgcattGAAACGATTAAAATCGATACGATAGACGGTGAGATGATGTGCCTTGTAGGTCATTAAATATTTGGAACTATACGCTATGCTGCATTTGTAGATAAGGCCTTCTTCGGTGCCGATTAAATAAATCTCAGGATTTGTTGGATGGAATTTCATACATGAGCCACAGCTACGCAATTGTACCTCGGTGCCATCGGGTCCCTCGACGATTTCATTAGTAAGAAAGAGTGTTGTTATTGCTGTGATCATGAAATCATTTTGCATGAGCACCCAATTGAAAACGCGACCATCGGTCGAAacggaataaaaattaatttcaccaTCCGACATATCGGGACCCCACTTTATCTGTAAGTGGAAGAAATAAAAACAACGATTTTATTTGGTTGTGGGAGTATGAGTTTGTAGAAAATGATATGAATTAGCAGTCACACATTACGTTTTTCCTTGCCCGCCTTGGCTTTGACAATCAAATTTCCCACTATGACACAGCTCCCGCTGCACTTGAACCGGCCTAAACTccaatgtacaaaatttgtgtaaATCAGCGCTTTAAGTTTCCAAAACAATGAGCGTATTTTAGATGCCTTGGGCCAAGTGAGTTTCTAGTCGATAAGGGTGAGGACTTTGAGTGGAGCTCTCTTAGGAGTGGTTGATCGCCGCATTGCAAAGATTTTTCTCCGGATATGACTGACAACGATGTTTGATAAGACCTCCGGAGATCCAAGCAGCGAATTAGAGCCGAATTAGGAGCAATCCCCCACCCCCCAGACTAGATTTTTTTCccaaaatttattcggaacaaaatttttttcacgaagtcccagaaacccactatttatatgcagtatttgtgcggccaccgtggtgtgatggtagcgtgctccgcctatcacaccgtatgccctgggttcaactcccgggcaaagcaacatcaaaattttagaaataagatttttcaattagaagaaaatgtttctaagcgggttcgcccctcggcagtgtctggcaagcgctccgattgtatttctgccatgaaaagctctcagtgaaaattcatctgccttgcagatgccgttcggagtcggcataaaacatgtaggtcccgtccggccaatttgtagggaaaaatcaagaggagcacgacgcaaattggaagagaagctcggccttagatctcttcggaggttatcgcgccttacatttatttttttttttttatttgtaaatagcaaatacatcgagcgaattacccttcatcagacgctgaagagtattatcgaaaagcaatttatatacctcttcttaatcatattattcttgatttaaaaggtagattacctgaagatacattgcaagtttttaatcttaatttgctactcccatcgcgaatcatcaaagataatacactgcaaaCAAAGAATTTGCctaaagagcttgtccaagatcttggtaaacgatacgcatctcttaatgaaagaaataaaatgcATCTAGATGGAGAGTACCAAGTGTGGTCAGTacgctggtctgataagcaacacaaaatttcaattccactatcagctgaaaaagttttaaattattgCAATGAttatgcgtttccatcaataaatgctcttatcaaaattctggccacgcttccagctagcaatgcttgtgctgaaaggagCTTTTCGACAATTCACCTattgaaaacgtggttacggtccacaatgtccgagaacagactcactggtcttgcacttttaaatacccatttcgatattgagattgatattgatcatataattgaaagatatgtaaagaaagggaagcatagaattaaatttactgttTCAATATGAgctatgcagaagataaaaatgatgtcaaaaaattggatgtactattgttaatttattaaaaaatgttaaaaaatactaataaatttacccctaaaaaataacggtctgctatacgtttcccttgttgttttgtcttgcattttcgcgtataaagtatcttgatgtgaactttgttcaaaacacatcagctattgggagaaacaattactgactgaaatcgCTCCCCCCCCTCAAAAAGCAGCCTGGATCCACCACTGCAGCATGCTACACTTCGCTCAGTAGGTAGTACTCATTCAAGGCAAGAGATACCGCGAGACATCAGCCATGGATGTTTATATCACCCGTATGATATTTATGCGATAGTCCTAGACAATGAATCTTCGCTATACGAGTTAAGTTTAAAATCCAACAAAGGGTGGTCCATGCAACTCAAAAGCTGATTTATGACGCTTTCCTTCACGTTATATAATACTTTTAACTCCAAACTTTTTTTAGAAAACAGATAAGCGAGGTGAGCGGCACTAAAGTGATCATACAATTTTACTTTTCAGTTGAACTCGAGCTAGTCAAGTTACTCTAATATTTTGcgatatttttgattttatctaAAAAACATGAAGTACATACTCTGAGGGAGATTCAAAGGTTCATAAAATATAGGGTCTGCAAGCCGTAAGCACCCAGACTGTTCACAGGTAAAGGACTGCGCTAGCTATAGACATCCAGGGTGTGTTTGTGCTATTACATTAATACATAGAAACATCTGTTAAAGCAAGTAAAGGTGTCTCAGTTTGGGTGTagctgaacattatatactccgcgtgagcttcaattgtacatttcattaaattacttttctacataacacgttgcacggcccgtttaaaagaaaaatgtccccccttttcctcttacagtaaaacttgataagtgaaatatcattgattcgaaacaattttttgctaagttatagcttattattctagtctacgacccttttaaacttgttttatatctaagttgccgtggtctttaaccgatcccgtccatttttactagaaatattttctgctataaggaaaatttgtgtacccaatttaattacgatccgttaatttttcttcgagttatggctcccgaaacatagaaaattgtttagtcataaaaggggcggtgccacacctattttcaaacattttagtgttttccaatttaacgttatagttcaatttagaaagtaaaattctattgatacaaagcttttttttgttaagatataacttattattttcgtccacgacccttttaaaaatcttttatataaaagtgggcgtggtccttaaccgatttcgttaatttttcttcaaagcatttcttatagtaaggcaacctctctgccgaattttgttacgataggtttaacgatttttgatttatgattaataatatttgtaaaattgattttatcacaagagggcggcgccacgcccatttaaaaatttttttcacaggtttatcaatatcagtccacacgtcaaatttcaacattataggtgtattatttactaaataatcaggttttttgtgttttccaaaatgttatatatataaaaagtgggcgtggttatcatccgattacgctcattttcaataccaatctattctgggcccagataagctcacgtaccaaatttggtgaagatatctcaatttaatcaagttatcgtgtaaacggacagacggacggatggacatggctcaaccaaatttttttcgatactgatgattttgatatatggaaagcacgctgagtataaaaataatatttatttacccACCTCCCACGCACATTCTGCATGCTTATTATGGACACCAACTGACAAGTAAAGAGGCTGCTCATAGTTCTCTCTGAGATTATAAACCGCCACACTACCATCGTACATACCTACAAATTACTAAGCAAATATCACCAAAAAATATACAAAGTACTTTCGATTATCTTACCAATAGCCACCAAAAATGGATAAGATGGATGAATATCACAACACATGACACCACTCTCAGTTGAAACTGATAACGAAGACAAGATATAGAAAGGCATACTTATATTTGGAGTGAGTCAATAATATATAACTTACTAATATAATCGGGAAAAGATGGATTCTTGACAGTGAAAAAGCATATAGCGCCCTCGTTTGATTGTTTCATGAACTCAtctgtgataaaaaaaaaaaaagttgtcttCGAACGGATATGAGCCGAcgctttattttataaaatactcACGCGATCCATAGCAAACGGCGAATAGGTCATAATACTTTGGATTGAAAAGCAAATCGGTAATACTCAATTTACGTATACGATCATAATTAAATTTCCAAAGCGGCAGCAGCGTACCCTCCTGCTCTCTATACTCATCAGCCGGATCTTCCCAGTAGCGATAATCATTGGCGATTTCTtcataaatattttgattaaTCATACGTTCCAAGATTTGCCaggcttttaaatattttttattcaataattccgCTTCGGCTGCCTTATCAAACTTTTTGCGTGACACATCCTTACGTTGCACTGCTTTCTTATcgtctttcttttccttttctttttgttgttgttcaaaATCCTCTGCATAACTGTCATATATATTCCATTGTAGAACATTGGCGCCATACTGGGAACGCGGTGGTGGAATTGTTTGTGTTTCGACGTTCTAAAGTGTAGTCAATGTTATTTAGACCTTGCAGAGTATTCTATTAAATAAGCTCATTTATCTACTCACCCTTCTAGGATTGGTATAGGTTAGAGCAGAACGCTCACAAAAATTAAACTGATTTAATaatttgcgtttacgcccacctgGCGCAGGGGCTGCTGATGGTGCCTCTGTAAAACAGCATCACAAATTTTTACTTATAATACATCCAACTATCTTAAgttcttttcttttttcgtaaaATACGTACCTACTGCCTCACCACCATCTTCTACAGCTCCAGCTTCAGCATCTCCTGCCCCTTCTTCAGCAACCTCTTCTTCTTCGCCCTCAGCCTCATCTTCTGCCATTTCTTCTTCACCCTCTTTTGCTCGTTTTGCTGCCTTCGCTTCTgcttcttcttcctcttcttctggTTTTTTGTCATGCGCTTCTTCGAGTTCAATGAACGAACCCATAATTGGCGGTAATGGATAGCCTGTTAAtgggaatttaaaattttttcgcttggataaattaaaacaaaaaaacatatacaAACCGATTTCCCCCATTTCCTCCATTTGTATTTTAGCTTCTTCTGATTCTATGTGTAAGGCGCTACCATCCATTTGCATGAGAGTTACGGTGTTTCCAGCAATTGGCACCTgtagatttgattttttttttcaattataaaaagttCCAGCCTGGTACAGCTGGACGTAGATGACGAGTTTTGTCCTGTACCTTCTGTACTATAAGTATGATTTTTTTATGCACGACTGATTGGAATACCCAATGCCTCGTCCAACTGTGTCTTAAAAATTTACCCGTTACTTATAAGGCAACAAAACTACTACCCATATGATGCTTCCCAGCAAGGATAGGACTTACAACATACTAGCATGTTTCCGGTGCAACTTAGTCCCCAAGAAGCAAGTCATGGTTACGACAATCGAGCTGGATGAGTTCACATTCGAACAACGACTACAAATCCCAGAATACTTCGGAAAATCGCTCAAAGGATATTTTTCGGCCACAGTAGCAACAATTACTGTCCACCCAAGGTGTATATTTTCATTAGTTACATCcctaaatactagaagctttagcAGTAGCAATCGACCTTTACTTTGTTTGAAATGCTTGTTTTCCTAAGTTAAAATTATTATGCCAAAATAAAGACCAGTAATGCCAAGTGAGAGCCCAAACAGGTCAGTAATCACATTCGCAGGAATTTGTGTTTAGTCCGCCCACTTAAATTGCTGCATCAGTGTTATATAATTATAGTATACTACAGCGGAAAAGAGATGAGTAGAGATGCTGATGACATGCAGgtgcgagaagaatcgatccgacgcttACAACCTGTTAGAGAAGCTATATTGGCAGAGGAGACCACACGAAGATGTTAACTTCCACCTGACACGGTTACTTCCGTAAATACATCCACAGAATGATGAAAGTTGAAAACCGAAATACCTGTGCAGATGTAGTATATACAATTCACGCCACATCATCTTCGAATGCGAAAAAATCGCCCAACAGCGAAGGAGGGTAGGTGACCTATGGTCGGCAGACACATATGAGAGGCATACACTTCTCAGCAAACAGGAAGTAAGATGCCTAACCCACCACGTAGCACGCACCCGCCTTATCATCATTTATCATTAATTGGCGCAtgaccgcctaagcgattttggccgtttggGAGCACctagggaggtcaagtcttcctccacctactTCTCCCAACTCATTGAAGGTCTCCCACATCCAGTGTTTCCAAACTGAGGTGTCatctgaaatactttcttggccggagcattttcgtccattcgcataacatgacctagctttTGGGTTTATATTCGCTGCACTTTCATCCTATTTGCGTAAAGCTCatgcagctcatcattatatctccttcgatactcgtcgtcggcatcacggacaggatcaTAAATCTTCTGGAGAACTCTCGAACACTTCAAGATTGTGATTTTTAGTCGGGAtgttgccattctcacttcgtcatagttGGGTGCTGGAACGCATTTTCCATCAACGGCGATTGGGGTGTTGGTTTCGTCTTCTCCCTCGCTACctagcaatgaggagaagtgtttcatccatgtcttaagCACTCTCTGTACGACAGCTAtcaggtcgccattatcattccTGCCAGAATCTGAGAGCCATTTGGAGTatcatatgctatatatacggccGATCTTTACGATTTTCTCAAACAACATTATACGGCGGTTCTGATAAATGTCTGATCgaaaattccatcaagatatctcaaaaattgcgggactagtttacgttcaaacagacaaacggacagacggaactGGGTAAATCGAACCAGATTGTCAACCTgattaagaacttacaattttgagattcgcgaCAAACTTAATatcccattttattttcatgaaagatataaaaacacACTGAAATTTACTCTGCAATAAAAGCTTATCTGATCATGGGCTCAGTATTAAGATCCACAAGGAACTTATGATTGAAGAATCCCTTCTATAAAGTATATAAGTACAAATTCGAGATCAGTAGCCTCTACCGCTTCTTTCCATGTACATATTCGGcgatgaaaaaatatatattgttcataaaaatacattaattcagcaatttcagatattaaTTTATGGAGTGCGGACGATCGACTTCGCTGTTTCTCGAAATGTTGTCATATTCAGCTCAAGGTATAAACATTAAAACATATAAGTTAACACGCGCCAGTTGCCCTTATCGCAATATTCCCACGTATGGCCAGTACACGCGCGCCGGGTCAGCAAATTATAGTTCACACAACATACGGctgcgcatggcaacctaacacctcaattcaaggccatggttagtgacggcaattaacactcatgctacggaactactccagacgcacagtcagcTAAATTCTATTACACATGATTGTGAAATGCACACATATAGCACCTGTGGGAAGAAACTGACTTCAACATTCTTACAAGTTACGCAAGAGGCGCGTCGCGGCTTGTTGATTGGCTATATATGGGAGCAGTTGCGGCAGACCCGGcagtcgagttcgggacggaTTAGTGTTAACAGTAAATTAATCTTAGTTGTAATTGTGaattaattgaattaaaatatacttgtaaaagactatttgaacttgtgttgtttagtgttgttggttgggcgagttggcccaacaaattaatttttttataacacaaggactatagtcctttTTAACTTATATGTATAATGCTTCGTGACTGTTACCCGATCGAAAAATACGTTACAGAAATTCTCCGAAAGAAAGGAGGTTTCAAGCCCGGGTCAAATTTCTGTCAGAACGAAAAGGGCGACCTGATAACCAATGTTCAGAGAGTGCTTGAATTCTAGAGGGAAGTTTTCTATATCCTCTTAAACGGACACAGCATGAAGCACCGATCGAAGATGATAATGTTCCACCAGGTCTTGACAATAATTGCTGCGGGAGCGTTCTACGATTGATACGAGACAAATcgtacgtattttttttttaatttttaggccTTTACTCAAGAAAAACTAaaactttttcagacaaactatttagtgcattaatattgtgtgatacatgtctaaataaaaatagaaacctgttcttgaaatatttattaaatggGCGTGAAAAATCCCAAATAAGGACGCGTTTGTAAAAATTAATTAGGTGAAATTTCAGCGAAActattaatatttgaaaaaaaaactacattTGGCCGTTtgttgaaataacaaaaaaattattcgaaaaaaaaatgtttgcttagaaattaaattgtttttttttttactggacACTCTGCCTATATTTTATAAATCCTAAACATCTATGCCATATttcatttttatgttttatttttttaaatgctcACCGAAACAAAGGCGCTCTCCTTAAAACTGTAAACCACCAAATTGTGTACGACATTTGTATTGGTTGGTGTCAAAACTTTTGTTATCTCCTCACCCAATTCGGCTTCGGTTAACTCTAACTGATCATCAGGCTTAAGTAATTGACGTGATTTAATCCAAGCATCCAAGTCATCTGCATCACCGCCACCATCTTTGATGTTAGCTTTAGAAACTGATTTGATCTATTAAGAATTATAGATTAATTACACAAATATTAAAAGAATGCACATCTTATGATAAAAAATTCGTAAGtgatttttttgcaaaaaactttgtttttttatttgggCAGAACGGTAACTtagtttttaactcagagttaacctgacatgagaggttaaactcatacatttttgacacattttttttaaattaattctgAGCTAAAACAATAAC from Eurosta solidaginis isolate ZX-2024a chromosome 3, ASM4086904v1, whole genome shotgun sequence includes these protein-coding regions:
- the LOC137245532 gene encoding dynein intermediate chain 2, ciliary isoform X1, yielding MATDLEQKSGQMDEVNVEEIAPTGPHMLQIKSVSKANIKDGGGDADDLDAWIKSRQLLKPDDQLELTEAELGEEITKVLTPTNTNVVHNLVVYSFKESAFVSVPIAGNTVTLMQMDGSALHIESEEAKIQMEEMGEIGYPLPPIMGSFIELEEAHDKKPEEEEEEAEAKAAKRAKEGEEEMAEDEAEGEEEEVAEEGAGDAEAGAVEDGGEAVEAPSAAPAPGGRKRKLLNQFNFCERSALTYTNPRRNVETQTIPPPRSQYGANVLQWNIYDSYAEDFEQQQKEKEKKDDKKAVQRKDVSRKKFDKAAEAELLNKKYLKAWQILERMINQNIYEEIANDYRYWEDPADEYREQEGTLLPLWKFNYDRIRKLSITDLLFNPKYYDLFAVCYGSHEFMKQSNEGAICFFTVKNPSFPDYIISTESGVMCCDIHPSYPFLVAIGMYDGSVAVYNLRENYEQPLYLSVGVHNKHAECAWEIKWGPDMSDGEINFYSVSTDGRVFNWVLMQNDFMITAITTLFLTNEIVEGPDGTEVQLRSCGSCMKFHPTNPEIYLIGTEEGLIYKCSIAYSSKYLMTYKAHHLTVYRIDFNRFNANIFISCSGDWRVKVWEDMRPEPLFIFDLGSSVGDVKWAPFSSTVFAACTTEGKVFVFDLNVNKYKPICVQAVVPKRKNKLTRLAFNENLPFIIVGDDKSTVTSLKLSPNLRLMVKPPKKQQHLDQHTLQVQKLDRLLSLVRELPNDSVVVDAPTTTKS
- the LOC137245532 gene encoding dynein intermediate chain 2, ciliary isoform X2, producing MPMWQQNRSTGGGGGGGDKRKGSKAKIKSVSKANIKDGGGDADDLDAWIKSRQLLKPDDQLELTEAELGEEITKVLTPTNTNVVHNLVVYSFKESAFVSVPIAGNTVTLMQMDGSALHIESEEAKIQMEEMGEIGYPLPPIMGSFIELEEAHDKKPEEEEEEAEAKAAKRAKEGEEEMAEDEAEGEEEEVAEEGAGDAEAGAVEDGGEAVEAPSAAPAPGGRKRKLLNQFNFCERSALTYTNPRRNVETQTIPPPRSQYGANVLQWNIYDSYAEDFEQQQKEKEKKDDKKAVQRKDVSRKKFDKAAEAELLNKKYLKAWQILERMINQNIYEEIANDYRYWEDPADEYREQEGTLLPLWKFNYDRIRKLSITDLLFNPKYYDLFAVCYGSHEFMKQSNEGAICFFTVKNPSFPDYIISTESGVMCCDIHPSYPFLVAIGMYDGSVAVYNLRENYEQPLYLSVGVHNKHAECAWEIKWGPDMSDGEINFYSVSTDGRVFNWVLMQNDFMITAITTLFLTNEIVEGPDGTEVQLRSCGSCMKFHPTNPEIYLIGTEEGLIYKCSIAYSSKYLMTYKAHHLTVYRIDFNRFNANIFISCSGDWRVKVWEDMRPEPLFIFDLGSSVGDVKWAPFSSTVFAACTTEGKVFVFDLNVNKYKPICVQAVVPKRKNKLTRLAFNENLPFIIVGDDKSTVTSLKLSPNLRLMVKPPKKQQHLDQHTLQVQKLDRLLSLVRELPNDSVVVDAPTTTKS